One Lentisphaera araneosa HTCC2155 DNA window includes the following coding sequences:
- a CDS encoding sulfatase-like hydrolase/transferase, whose amino-acid sequence MKLFSLLTLISLQFLMAADTSKPNVIIILTDDQGYNDLSCYGSKTIKSPRIDQLAEEGLKLTSYYVASPVCSASRAALLTGRYPKLVGVPGVFFPNRGHKGLDPKHQTIAKLLKSVGYATKAVGKWHLGDELEFLPTNQGFDSYYGIPYSNDMTPAFSMKYSENCLYREGVDQEALKKAFEANKIKPVGMKDKVPLMRNDECIEMPADQSTITKRFTDESIKFIDESTASNKPFFLYLAHSMPHTPLYVSKDFEGKSAGGIYGDVIEEIDYNVGRIIDHLNEKNIAENTLFIYTSDNGPWLIKKSHGGSALPLFEGKMTSFEGGQRVPAIIRWPAKIPKDSVSNEMTLSMDIFPTLAKITGAKAQDADLINGKNALELYEDPANFKTKHDYFFYSPRAVRHKNWKYHQQETFKLKSTARKTKGPSLYDLSKDIGESKNLINDYPEIAAQLKNALLEHNKKKQ is encoded by the coding sequence ATGAAGCTCTTTAGTCTACTCACTTTAATAAGTCTGCAGTTTTTAATGGCAGCCGACACCAGCAAACCCAATGTCATCATTATTTTAACCGATGACCAAGGTTATAATGACCTTTCCTGCTATGGCTCAAAAACTATTAAGAGTCCTCGTATTGATCAACTTGCCGAGGAAGGTTTAAAACTCACCAGTTATTATGTGGCCTCTCCCGTTTGTTCGGCCTCACGTGCAGCACTTTTAACTGGGCGATACCCAAAACTTGTGGGAGTCCCGGGCGTCTTTTTCCCAAATCGTGGGCATAAAGGCCTTGACCCCAAGCATCAAACGATTGCCAAACTTCTCAAATCGGTAGGCTACGCAACTAAAGCCGTTGGTAAATGGCATTTGGGTGATGAGCTCGAATTCCTTCCCACAAATCAAGGTTTCGACTCCTATTATGGCATTCCTTATAGCAATGACATGACTCCCGCTTTCAGCATGAAGTATTCAGAAAACTGCCTCTACCGCGAAGGCGTGGATCAAGAAGCTCTCAAAAAAGCTTTCGAAGCCAATAAAATCAAACCTGTTGGCATGAAAGACAAAGTGCCCCTCATGCGCAATGATGAATGCATAGAGATGCCCGCAGATCAAAGTACCATTACCAAGCGTTTTACCGACGAGAGTATTAAATTCATCGATGAAAGCACTGCATCTAACAAGCCCTTTTTCCTCTACCTCGCGCACAGCATGCCACATACACCTCTTTATGTTTCCAAAGATTTTGAAGGCAAAAGCGCTGGTGGAATCTACGGCGATGTGATCGAAGAAATCGATTATAATGTGGGCCGTATCATTGATCACCTCAATGAAAAAAATATCGCCGAAAATACTCTCTTTATCTACACTTCCGATAATGGACCTTGGTTGATCAAAAAATCTCATGGTGGATCGGCCCTTCCCCTTTTCGAAGGTAAAATGACGAGTTTCGAGGGTGGTCAACGCGTTCCAGCCATCATACGATGGCCCGCTAAAATACCTAAGGACTCTGTATCCAACGAAATGACTCTCTCTATGGATATTTTTCCCACTCTTGCTAAAATCACTGGAGCTAAAGCTCAAGATGCGGATTTAATCAATGGCAAGAATGCACTCGAACTTTATGAGGATCCTGCAAACTTTAAAACTAAGCACGACTACTTTTTCTACAGCCCACGTGCCGTGCGCCACAAAAACTGGAAGTATCACCAGCAGGAAACTTTCAAACTCAAAAGTACAGCTCGCAAAACTAAAGGCCCTAGCCTCTATGATCTTAGTAAGGATATTGGCGAAAGTAAAAACCTCATCAATGATTATCCCGAAATAGCCGCACAGCTTAAAAATGCCCTCTTAGAGCACAATAAAAAGAAACAATAG